One genomic segment of Catalinimonas alkaloidigena includes these proteins:
- a CDS encoding 3-oxoacyl-ACP synthase III family protein: MRNSRITGVGRYLPEKIVTNDDLAKMMDTSDEWIRERSGIEERRFFELGKDTTANMGTRAARMALENAGLQPNDVDFIVFATLSPDYDFPGSGVLVQRELGIKEVGALDVRTQCTGFVYGISVADQFIKTGMYDTVLVIGSEIHSSGLDLTTRGRGVSVLFGDGAGAAVLQASEEKGIMSSHLHSEGKHAEELAVLDVGSSRSVPRVKPEMIEEGTIFPVMNGNFVFKHASTRFPQAVMEALNHNGYKPEDLDLLIPHQANLRISQMVQKQLKLRDDQVFNNIMKYGNTTAASIPIAMSEAWEQGKIKENDLICLAAFGSGFTWGSVLMRW, encoded by the coding sequence ATGAGAAATTCCAGAATTACAGGAGTAGGGAGATACCTGCCTGAGAAGATTGTAACCAACGACGACCTAGCTAAGATGATGGATACCTCAGACGAATGGATCAGAGAACGGTCCGGCATTGAGGAAAGACGTTTCTTTGAACTGGGTAAAGATACCACTGCCAATATGGGAACTCGTGCAGCCCGCATGGCTTTGGAGAATGCCGGTCTTCAGCCCAATGATGTAGACTTCATCGTGTTTGCTACCCTCAGCCCTGATTATGATTTTCCCGGCTCGGGGGTGCTGGTTCAACGGGAACTGGGCATCAAGGAAGTAGGAGCCCTGGATGTACGCACCCAATGTACGGGCTTTGTATATGGCATATCTGTTGCTGATCAGTTTATCAAAACCGGCATGTATGACACTGTACTGGTTATAGGCTCTGAAATCCACAGCAGCGGCCTGGACCTTACTACGCGAGGCAGGGGCGTCTCTGTCTTATTTGGTGATGGTGCCGGGGCTGCCGTACTCCAGGCAAGTGAAGAAAAAGGGATTATGTCTTCTCACCTACATTCCGAAGGGAAACATGCCGAAGAATTGGCTGTACTGGATGTGGGTAGCAGCCGTTCTGTTCCAAGGGTAAAGCCTGAAATGATTGAAGAGGGCACCATATTTCCTGTCATGAATGGTAATTTTGTTTTTAAGCATGCCTCTACCCGCTTTCCTCAGGCAGTAATGGAAGCACTCAACCATAATGGCTATAAGCCTGAGGATCTGGACCTCCTTATCCCCCATCAGGCAAACCTGAGGATTAGCCAGATGGTACAAAAACAGTTAAAACTGAGAGATGATCAGGTATTTAACAATATTATGAAATACGGAAATACTACGGCTGCTTCAATTCCTATTGCCATGAGCGAGGCCTGGGAACAGGGAAAAATAAAAGAGAATGACCTCATTTGCCTGGCTGCCTTTGGAAGTGGGTTTACCTGGGGGTCAGTTTTGATGCGTTGGTAG
- the glpK gene encoding glycerol kinase GlpK: MEKYMLALDQGTTSSRAIIFDHQGSMVAVAQKEFKQYYPKPGWIEHDANEIWETQLEVAKQAIKKAHLKPKQIAGIGITNQRETTIIWDKKSGEPIHKAIVWQDRRTSKYCDQLKEEGFEETIRNKTGLISDAYFSGTKVKWILDNVQDARKKAEQGELAFGTVDSFLIWKLTGGHLHITDVTNASRTLLYDIHKLWWSTTITKKFDVPMAMLPQVVPSSQEYGETAPELFGEPIPIGGIAGDQQAALFGQMCTQPGMIKNTYGTGSFVVLNTGNKPILSKNKLLTTIAWQLEGKTTYALEGSIFIAGAIVQWLRDGLGIIKSSDEIEALAKTVEDNGGVYLVPALTGLGAPHWDQYARGAILGLTRGTTDGHIARAALESIAYQAMDVLRAMRADADIEFKELRVDGGATANNTLMQFQADLLQIPVVRPKVMETTALGAAYLAGLAVGYWNSLEEIQDQWQMDRTFEPDKNFDSKELGKQWDKAVGRSKSWIEE, from the coding sequence ATGGAAAAATACATGCTTGCCCTTGACCAGGGGACTACCAGCTCGCGCGCTATCATTTTTGACCACCAGGGCTCAATGGTTGCCGTAGCCCAAAAAGAATTTAAGCAATATTATCCCAAGCCGGGCTGGATAGAACATGATGCCAACGAAATCTGGGAAACGCAGCTTGAGGTAGCCAAGCAGGCGATCAAGAAAGCTCATCTTAAGCCAAAACAGATTGCAGGCATTGGTATCACTAACCAACGAGAAACTACAATCATCTGGGATAAAAAGAGTGGAGAACCCATTCATAAAGCGATTGTCTGGCAAGACAGACGTACCTCCAAGTACTGTGACCAGCTCAAAGAGGAAGGCTTTGAAGAAACCATCCGAAACAAGACCGGGCTGATCTCCGACGCCTACTTCAGTGGAACCAAGGTCAAGTGGATTTTAGACAATGTGCAGGATGCCAGAAAAAAAGCAGAACAGGGTGAGCTTGCTTTTGGCACTGTGGATAGTTTTCTAATATGGAAACTTACAGGTGGCCATCTTCATATTACTGATGTGACCAATGCCAGCCGTACTTTGTTGTATGATATTCATAAGCTGTGGTGGAGTACGACGATTACCAAAAAATTTGACGTACCCATGGCCATGCTCCCGCAGGTAGTGCCCAGCAGCCAGGAATATGGTGAAACAGCCCCTGAGCTATTTGGCGAACCGATTCCTATCGGAGGTATTGCCGGAGACCAGCAGGCAGCCCTTTTCGGGCAAATGTGTACTCAGCCCGGTATGATTAAGAACACCTACGGAACAGGTAGCTTTGTAGTGCTGAATACTGGCAACAAACCCATACTGTCCAAAAATAAACTTCTCACTACGATTGCCTGGCAGCTTGAAGGAAAAACTACCTACGCGCTGGAGGGCAGTATATTCATCGCGGGAGCTATTGTGCAGTGGCTTAGAGATGGCTTAGGCATTATCAAGTCTTCCGATGAAATAGAAGCACTCGCAAAAACCGTAGAAGATAATGGAGGTGTATACCTGGTCCCTGCACTTACCGGGCTGGGGGCTCCCCACTGGGATCAGTATGCCAGGGGAGCAATCTTAGGGCTCACCCGTGGTACTACCGATGGACATATCGCTCGTGCAGCCCTGGAAAGTATTGCTTATCAGGCCATGGACGTACTCAGGGCCATGCGGGCAGACGCCGATATTGAATTCAAAGAATTAAGAGTAGATGGCGGAGCAACCGCAAATAATACGCTGATGCAGTTTCAGGCAGATCTACTGCAAATTCCGGTTGTCCGACCTAAAGTAATGGAAACGACTGCGCTGGGAGCAGCCTATCTGGCAGGACTCGCAGTAGGCTATTGGAATAGTTTAGAAGAAATTCAGGATCAATGGCAAATGGACCGTACTTTTGAGCCGGATAAAAATTTTGACTCTAAAGAATTAGGTAAGCAATGGGACAAGGCCGTTGGTAGGTCTAAATCCTGGATTGAGGAGTAA
- a CDS encoding glycerol-3-phosphate dehydrogenase/oxidase translates to MDRDIMINTITEHDTVWDVIVIGGGATGLGTALESASRGYTTLLLEQADFAKGTSSRSTKLAHGGVRYLQQGDVSLVVEALHERGLMMKNAPHLVRNQAFVIPTYDWWGGPFYTVGMKVYDVLAGKLGLGPSKSLTKEETLELLPTVEPEGLRGGVIYYDGQFDDARLAINLAQTCADAGGTLVNYMKVKGLLKSSDMVSGVIAEDMETGKEYQIQSRVVVNATGVFVDGVIKMDNPKAKDIVRPSQGVHIVLDKDFLPGDSAIMVPKTEDGRVLFVVPWNNKAIVGTTDTPVESPSLEPKALEEEVDFILEHAAKYLTKDPTREDVQSVFAGLRPLVSTDDGKSTAQISRSHSLIVSISGLVTITGGKWTTYRKMGEDTIDKASLIAGLEERQTKTKDLRIHGWLKNVNKEDPLFFYGSDIIAIRKLINKEPALGEQIHKDLPVVKAQVVWAAQHEMARTVEDFLSRRTRSLLLNARASMEMAPEVAKLMARELGKDKQWEDQQVEAYTKLAEGYILK, encoded by the coding sequence ATGGATAGAGATATTATGATTAACACCATAACCGAGCATGATACGGTTTGGGATGTTATCGTGATTGGCGGAGGTGCTACCGGACTCGGTACAGCATTGGAATCTGCCTCCCGTGGATATACCACTTTACTTCTGGAACAGGCAGACTTTGCCAAGGGCACTTCCAGCCGCAGCACCAAACTGGCTCACGGAGGCGTCCGTTATCTCCAGCAGGGTGACGTTTCTCTGGTTGTGGAAGCGCTGCATGAGCGCGGCCTGATGATGAAAAACGCTCCCCACCTGGTACGAAACCAGGCTTTCGTCATCCCTACCTACGACTGGTGGGGAGGTCCATTCTATACCGTAGGCATGAAAGTATACGATGTGCTGGCGGGTAAGCTTGGCCTGGGTCCTTCCAAAAGCCTCACCAAGGAGGAAACCCTTGAACTTCTACCTACAGTAGAGCCGGAAGGACTTCGCGGAGGAGTAATCTACTATGACGGACAGTTTGATGATGCCCGCTTGGCGATTAACCTGGCTCAGACCTGTGCTGACGCAGGTGGTACTCTGGTAAACTACATGAAGGTAAAAGGTTTACTCAAAAGCAGCGATATGGTAAGTGGAGTAATCGCTGAGGATATGGAAACCGGAAAAGAGTATCAGATACAATCCAGGGTGGTGGTTAACGCCACTGGTGTTTTTGTGGATGGTGTAATCAAAATGGATAATCCGAAGGCTAAAGATATTGTCCGCCCCAGCCAGGGAGTGCATATCGTACTGGATAAAGATTTCTTACCCGGAGACTCAGCGATTATGGTACCCAAGACTGAAGATGGGCGGGTACTTTTCGTGGTACCCTGGAACAACAAGGCCATTGTCGGCACGACCGACACCCCGGTAGAAAGCCCTTCACTGGAACCTAAAGCCTTGGAAGAAGAAGTTGATTTTATTCTTGAGCATGCGGCCAAATACTTGACAAAAGACCCTACCCGGGAAGATGTACAAAGTGTATTTGCAGGCCTTCGTCCGCTGGTAAGCACCGACGATGGCAAAAGTACGGCTCAGATTTCACGCAGTCATTCACTTATCGTATCTATAAGCGGTCTGGTAACTATTACGGGAGGGAAATGGACAACCTATCGTAAGATGGGTGAGGATACCATTGATAAAGCTTCCCTGATCGCAGGCTTAGAAGAAAGACAGACCAAGACCAAGGATTTGCGTATTCACGGGTGGCTGAAAAACGTGAACAAAGAAGACCCTCTGTTTTTTTATGGCTCAGATATTATTGCCATTCGCAAACTGATCAACAAAGAACCAGCCTTAGGAGAGCAAATTCATAAAGATCTCCCTGTTGTCAAGGCGCAGGTCGTATGGGCAGCTCAGCATGAAATGGCACGTACCGTGGAAGATTTCCTTTCAAGAAGAACCCGTTCTTTGCTTCTTAATGCCCGGGCAAGCATGGAAATGGCTCCGGAAGTCGCTAAACTGATGGCTCGTGAATTAGGAAAGGATAAGCAGTGGGAAGATCAACAAGTAGAAGCATATACCAAACTAGCTGAAGGATATATACTAAAATAA
- a CDS encoding MIP/aquaporin family protein: MSNFTAEFIGTALLILLGNGVVANVVLNQTKGNNSGWIVITFGWGMAVFVAVFTVTEYSGAHINPAVTLGLAAAGVFEWAKVPIYILAQMSGAAFGAFLVWLFYRQHVEVTEDQDAKLAIFSTIPALRSPLNNMISEIIGTFVLVFAVLYIAAPSFTSADFSSDTEFGLGALGALPVALLVFSIGLSLGGTTGYAINPARDLGPRLMHQFLPVHKKRDSDWRYAWVPVIGPSIGGVLAGLSYLLLQ; the protein is encoded by the coding sequence ATGTCAAACTTCACAGCTGAGTTTATCGGCACCGCTCTGCTCATTTTATTAGGAAATGGGGTAGTAGCCAATGTTGTCCTCAACCAGACAAAAGGCAATAATTCCGGATGGATCGTAATTACTTTTGGTTGGGGCATGGCTGTTTTTGTAGCCGTATTCACCGTTACTGAATATAGTGGAGCGCATATTAATCCTGCCGTAACTTTGGGCCTGGCCGCAGCAGGCGTATTTGAATGGGCAAAAGTACCCATCTATATCCTCGCTCAAATGTCTGGTGCCGCCTTCGGAGCTTTCCTGGTCTGGCTGTTTTACCGCCAACATGTAGAAGTTACTGAGGACCAGGATGCGAAACTGGCCATTTTCTCCACCATACCAGCCCTCAGAAGCCCACTAAACAATATGATCTCGGAGATCATCGGCACCTTTGTGTTGGTATTTGCGGTGCTTTATATTGCCGCACCTTCTTTTACTTCAGCTGACTTTTCCAGTGACACTGAATTTGGCCTGGGTGCACTAGGTGCTTTACCCGTAGCATTGTTGGTTTTTTCTATAGGGCTTTCTTTAGGAGGCACTACCGGCTATGCTATTAACCCGGCAAGAGATTTAGGACCACGCCTGATGCATCAGTTTCTTCCCGTACATAAAAAGAGAGACAGTGACTGGCGCTATGCCTGGGTACCTGTGATAGGTCCATCCATCGGTGGGGTGCTGGCCGGTTTGAGTTACCTTTTATTGCAATAG
- a CDS encoding SIR2 family NAD-dependent protein deacylase has product MQKVVVLSGSGISAESGIPTFRDSGGLWEGHDINDVATPQAWAKHPELVLDFYNQRRKAAQKAKPNAGHFSLVELEKYFDVVIITQNVDALHERAGSSKVIHLHGELDKARSTLDENLVYDIEGWEIKWGEKCERGSQLRPHIVWFGEMVPMMEVAYNEVVKADFFIVVGTSLQVYPAAGLLYDVTPGTPIYIVDPATPEYREQPYISPIKESASTGLPKLAAQLIKEAQ; this is encoded by the coding sequence ATGCAAAAGGTAGTCGTATTATCCGGGTCGGGAATAAGTGCGGAAAGCGGAATTCCAACTTTTCGGGATTCCGGGGGCTTATGGGAAGGTCATGACATCAATGATGTAGCCACGCCGCAGGCCTGGGCAAAGCATCCTGAGCTAGTGCTGGACTTCTACAATCAGAGAAGAAAGGCGGCACAAAAGGCAAAACCTAATGCCGGTCACTTCAGTCTTGTGGAATTAGAGAAATACTTTGATGTGGTGATTATTACCCAGAATGTTGACGCCTTGCATGAAAGAGCAGGCTCATCAAAAGTAATTCATCTACACGGAGAGCTGGATAAAGCGCGTAGTACGCTCGATGAAAATTTGGTCTATGATATCGAAGGTTGGGAAATTAAATGGGGAGAGAAGTGTGAGAGAGGTTCCCAGTTACGCCCTCATATTGTCTGGTTTGGTGAAATGGTACCAATGATGGAAGTGGCTTATAATGAGGTTGTTAAAGCCGATTTTTTTATCGTAGTAGGAACCTCATTGCAAGTATATCCTGCAGCAGGACTACTCTATGATGTTACTCCCGGAACTCCAATCTATATTGTCGACCCGGCGACACCAGAGTACAGAGAACAGCCCTATATTAGCCCGATAAAAGAGTCAGCCAGTACGGGATTGCCAAAATTGGCCGCCCAACTGATAAAAGAGGCACAATAA